The Mauremys reevesii isolate NIE-2019 linkage group 1, ASM1616193v1, whole genome shotgun sequence genome has a segment encoding these proteins:
- the LOC120400408 gene encoding tumor necrosis factor receptor superfamily member 1A-like isoform X2, translating into MAHPEPSPALVATLILTLAWVWAEECLGVALNSDTQQIHGIALGRKKREPKCQVGEYLHSNRTHCCMRCHAGTYLAEDCQSDMLATNCMRCPKGTFTAKDNILRKCISCQRCRAELQQITLSNCTEKEDTVCGCRNNQFQSELSTLFRCKNCSPCHNGTVRQTCTKNSDTICVCNRGYFLHKNNCNPCSSCNEEECKKDCATMPRPSTFPSVQNDYWGHTILLIGLVVVLAASLGLLFAVKVIKQYRQRVTTAIFYSCVSTQQPKKEMVSEVVMNERKAATFAPVPPQIEKMWTANAVPRSMVEQELPDCVRPAGKTQLPDNPVVLYTVADHVLLSRWKEFVRRLGLSDYEIERIELEQRRVRDAQYEMLRQWRLQMGQGATVERISYVLNQMELSGCSEAIQEALAGQP; encoded by the exons CTCATTCTAACTCTGGCCTGGGTGTGGGCTGAGGAATGCTTGGGAGTAGCCCTAAACTCAGATACCCAACAAATCCATGGGATAGCCCTGGGGAGAAAGAAGAGGGAGCCAAAGTGTCAGGTGGGAGAGTACCTACACTCCAACAGGACCCACTGCTGCATGAGATGCCACGCAG GGACTTACTTGGCAGAAGACTGTCAGTCAGACATGCTTGCGACCAACTGCATGCGATGTCCTAAGGGCACATTCACAGCTAAGGATAACATTTTGAGGAAATGCATTAGTTGCCAACGGTGCCGTGCAG AATTACAGCAGATAACACTGTCTAACTGCACTGAAAAGGAGGATACAGTCTGTGGCTGTCGGAACAACCAATTTCAGAGTGAACTCAGTACTTTATTCAGATGTAAGAACTGCAGCCCATGCCACAACGGGACCGTCCGGCAAACCT GTACAAAGAACAGTGACACGATCTGTGTATGTAACCGTGGATACTTCCTGCACAAAAATAACTGCAACCCTTGCAGCAG CTGTAATGAAGAAGAATGTAAGAAGGACTGTGCCACAATGCCGAGGCCATCAACTTTCCCCTCAGTGCAGAATGACTACTGGG GTCATACCATCTTGCTCATTGGCCTTGTCGTTGTGCTTGCAGCTAGCCTTGGGCTACTCTTTGCAGTTAAAGTGATCAAGCAATACCGTCAAAGAGTGACAACTGCTATTTTTTACTCATGTG TCTCTACGCAGCAGCCAAAGAAGGAGATGGTATCTGAA GTTGTGATGAACGAGAGGAAAGCTGCCACCTTTGCTCCAGTACCACCCCAGATCGAAAAAATGTGGACAGCCAATGCTGTGCCAAGGTCAATGGTTGAACAGGAGCTACCAGATTGTGTCAGACCTGCTGGAAAGACTCAACTCCCAGACA ACCCTGTTGTTCTCTATACTGTGGCGGACCATGTCCTGCTGTCTCGGTGGAAGGAGTTTGTGCGACGCCTGGGGCTGAGTGACTATGAGATTGAGCGAATCGAGCTAGAGCAGCGGCGCGTGCGGGATGCCCAATACGAGATGCTGAGACAGTGGAGGCTGCAGATGGGCCAGGGTGCCACAGTGGAGCGCATCAGCTACGTCCTCAACCAGATGGAGCTGAGTGGTTGCAGCGAGGCTATCCAGGAGGCTCTGGCCGGGCAGCCCTAA
- the LOC120400408 gene encoding tumor necrosis factor receptor superfamily member 1A-like isoform X1 encodes MAHPEPSPALVATLILTLAWVWAEECLGVALNSDTQQIHGIALGRKKREPKCQVGEYLHSNRTHCCMRCHAGTYLAEDCQSDMLATNCMRCPKGTFTAKDNILRKCISCQRCRAELQQITLSNCTEKEDTVCGCRNNQFQSELSTLFRCKNCSPCHNGTVRQTCTKNSDTICVCNRGYFLHKNNCNPCSSCNEEECKKDCATMPRPSTFPSVQNDYWGHTILLIGLVVVLAASLGLLFAVKVIKQYRQRVTTAIFYSCVSTQQPKKEMVSEVSKVVMNERKAATFAPVPPQIEKMWTANAVPRSMVEQELPDCVRPAGKTQLPDNPVVLYTVADHVLLSRWKEFVRRLGLSDYEIERIELEQRRVRDAQYEMLRQWRLQMGQGATVERISYVLNQMELSGCSEAIQEALAGQP; translated from the exons CTCATTCTAACTCTGGCCTGGGTGTGGGCTGAGGAATGCTTGGGAGTAGCCCTAAACTCAGATACCCAACAAATCCATGGGATAGCCCTGGGGAGAAAGAAGAGGGAGCCAAAGTGTCAGGTGGGAGAGTACCTACACTCCAACAGGACCCACTGCTGCATGAGATGCCACGCAG GGACTTACTTGGCAGAAGACTGTCAGTCAGACATGCTTGCGACCAACTGCATGCGATGTCCTAAGGGCACATTCACAGCTAAGGATAACATTTTGAGGAAATGCATTAGTTGCCAACGGTGCCGTGCAG AATTACAGCAGATAACACTGTCTAACTGCACTGAAAAGGAGGATACAGTCTGTGGCTGTCGGAACAACCAATTTCAGAGTGAACTCAGTACTTTATTCAGATGTAAGAACTGCAGCCCATGCCACAACGGGACCGTCCGGCAAACCT GTACAAAGAACAGTGACACGATCTGTGTATGTAACCGTGGATACTTCCTGCACAAAAATAACTGCAACCCTTGCAGCAG CTGTAATGAAGAAGAATGTAAGAAGGACTGTGCCACAATGCCGAGGCCATCAACTTTCCCCTCAGTGCAGAATGACTACTGGG GTCATACCATCTTGCTCATTGGCCTTGTCGTTGTGCTTGCAGCTAGCCTTGGGCTACTCTTTGCAGTTAAAGTGATCAAGCAATACCGTCAAAGAGTGACAACTGCTATTTTTTACTCATGTG TCTCTACGCAGCAGCCAAAGAAGGAGATGGTATCTGAAGTAAGCAAG GTTGTGATGAACGAGAGGAAAGCTGCCACCTTTGCTCCAGTACCACCCCAGATCGAAAAAATGTGGACAGCCAATGCTGTGCCAAGGTCAATGGTTGAACAGGAGCTACCAGATTGTGTCAGACCTGCTGGAAAGACTCAACTCCCAGACA ACCCTGTTGTTCTCTATACTGTGGCGGACCATGTCCTGCTGTCTCGGTGGAAGGAGTTTGTGCGACGCCTGGGGCTGAGTGACTATGAGATTGAGCGAATCGAGCTAGAGCAGCGGCGCGTGCGGGATGCCCAATACGAGATGCTGAGACAGTGGAGGCTGCAGATGGGCCAGGGTGCCACAGTGGAGCGCATCAGCTACGTCCTCAACCAGATGGAGCTGAGTGGTTGCAGCGAGGCTATCCAGGAGGCTCTGGCCGGGCAGCCCTAA
- the LOC120400408 gene encoding tumor necrosis factor receptor superfamily member 1A-like isoform X3: MLATNCMRCPKGTFTAKDNILRKCISCQRCRAELQQITLSNCTEKEDTVCGCRNNQFQSELSTLFRCKNCSPCHNGTVRQTCTKNSDTICVCNRGYFLHKNNCNPCSSCNEEECKKDCATMPRPSTFPSVQNDYWGHTILLIGLVVVLAASLGLLFAVKVIKQYRQRVTTAIFYSCVSTQQPKKEMVSEVSKVVMNERKAATFAPVPPQIEKMWTANAVPRSMVEQELPDCVRPAGKTQLPDNPVVLYTVADHVLLSRWKEFVRRLGLSDYEIERIELEQRRVRDAQYEMLRQWRLQMGQGATVERISYVLNQMELSGCSEAIQEALAGQP, from the exons ATGCTTGCGACCAACTGCATGCGATGTCCTAAGGGCACATTCACAGCTAAGGATAACATTTTGAGGAAATGCATTAGTTGCCAACGGTGCCGTGCAG AATTACAGCAGATAACACTGTCTAACTGCACTGAAAAGGAGGATACAGTCTGTGGCTGTCGGAACAACCAATTTCAGAGTGAACTCAGTACTTTATTCAGATGTAAGAACTGCAGCCCATGCCACAACGGGACCGTCCGGCAAACCT GTACAAAGAACAGTGACACGATCTGTGTATGTAACCGTGGATACTTCCTGCACAAAAATAACTGCAACCCTTGCAGCAG CTGTAATGAAGAAGAATGTAAGAAGGACTGTGCCACAATGCCGAGGCCATCAACTTTCCCCTCAGTGCAGAATGACTACTGGG GTCATACCATCTTGCTCATTGGCCTTGTCGTTGTGCTTGCAGCTAGCCTTGGGCTACTCTTTGCAGTTAAAGTGATCAAGCAATACCGTCAAAGAGTGACAACTGCTATTTTTTACTCATGTG TCTCTACGCAGCAGCCAAAGAAGGAGATGGTATCTGAAGTAAGCAAG GTTGTGATGAACGAGAGGAAAGCTGCCACCTTTGCTCCAGTACCACCCCAGATCGAAAAAATGTGGACAGCCAATGCTGTGCCAAGGTCAATGGTTGAACAGGAGCTACCAGATTGTGTCAGACCTGCTGGAAAGACTCAACTCCCAGACA ACCCTGTTGTTCTCTATACTGTGGCGGACCATGTCCTGCTGTCTCGGTGGAAGGAGTTTGTGCGACGCCTGGGGCTGAGTGACTATGAGATTGAGCGAATCGAGCTAGAGCAGCGGCGCGTGCGGGATGCCCAATACGAGATGCTGAGACAGTGGAGGCTGCAGATGGGCCAGGGTGCCACAGTGGAGCGCATCAGCTACGTCCTCAACCAGATGGAGCTGAGTGGTTGCAGCGAGGCTATCCAGGAGGCTCTGGCCGGGCAGCCCTAA